A genomic stretch from Xiphophorus maculatus strain JP 163 A chromosome 14, X_maculatus-5.0-male, whole genome shotgun sequence includes:
- the LOC106699984 gene encoding up-regulator of cell proliferation-like, translating into MDILTLIYICMVYIALLLIGQLKSRKPPERTRQNPKGSPTERTETTNQHDCDNKESAPTTKGTSTGGESETLNGETREEPSSTSAESDDKPKDGTDGEETSCINTQHNCDEKVSAHTMEEPSTEDKSEAPNGERGEEPASTSAESDVNNPNAATDDKEINNQHECDNKESAPTTKGTSTGDESETLNGETREEPSSTSAESDDKPKDGTDGEGPDLTLLEDLGLHQFYKEKLSLSKILEINEKIINDEPPKCKSDLPLYFLKKLMMVNVTARKIKCTSDSKSNSDDTLSDQCDFNYLFASLNVNDSLNPLDIITALFLCSDGFVHQEFALKMSMCQFSVPLLLPNCDTQQCTLMLWAMRDIVKKYRPSNLSESKGFIEERIALSELPMISFVRLGECSLSKSEILNKLLSNSEQYHDTFVHHNMECGDSPRRISNGLTEMTWYLPCGNKNMDIFSEPVAIANLRGDIASFETQFSFLCQTSAAVFVFFDLLDSECELPTIKNHKAQIYLVGNQKNKSLTPDVLKKVATSLGLTKNSIIMKTRKTNDADFVKCLKEIVSSVLAKPQLKMSIEQMAEVAHELKIPVDEDSPECQAGKKNADAIAAEIKDTFQFKENQFPLQGQIWKELTFLEKEESRLRKVGSEDIENYKSNLKKKREEQRKKQNSYAMSSVMTCFISAISSPHRERCYFLKWIRMNLDNLSRTKLSGLRELYKEKCKDSENKQEIKEIDQQLSSSSLGVEHFFREMGQIYEASLYLPETDPSCQQLQHLPKLCAQLLLDGFPLELVDGDASNIPLRWVSDVLSQLNDLVSPKNKILVVTVLGVQSTGKSTLLNTMFGVQFAVSSGRCTRGAFMLLIKVNEDFKKVLNCDFMMIIDTEGLKSPELAQLDNSHEHDNELATLVVGLSNITIINIAMENSTEMKDILQIVVHAFLRMKEVGKKPQCQFVHQNVSDVSAHDKNLRDRKLLLEQLNEMTQAAAKMEKREENKSFTDVMEYNPDTGNCYVPGLWNGNPPMAPVNAGYSETVYELKKNIIQQLGKCESTSNNILEFTEWITSLWNAVKHENFIFSFRNSLVADAYMRLCTEYNQWEWEFKKEMYKWVTTAETRISNFGSFTATSEISDMNEFMTELKSEAITELTKWETKILDSLKKYFDQPEGHVYLVEGYREEFSNSIKSLRRQTERSVFNQITAAADIKKGLKELDKIRATYTEKIEKAVCDLINEYHEKKLPMTDKELDESFNNMWTETLKTLSFSEQQTSNIFTSVSHQLQTNLSPKGSHACELLSKKKIKNCGLEPFIYTPKGLIDNFKGWFTKHKKERQEIADSIISACNDSISDKITRKTNYHDTYIQEILHIIDKRLNKTDVDIDIEFEVSLKQHICGSAARKFQKMHEEFIQENDPYKCLQKNKERFCTDFKDVFHKRDQCQKKAEEFTNQSLKPAVENFIYRSLGLDIVDKMMTKEEFSTRMSFQYSILLDLISKGDFNSFKEYVCSYEVYVKSWTSNRIKEHFSSQSNVCELEDKHLKSCIDHINAAIKKAKTEKTDSLRTFVVKICTELGDKLVISQDALDAFMVLNNADQKQFALWLNKCVEEMTEALREKFKNTEFDSKLSRLHMKPENELFTRVIGCGNQCPFCKISCDAGGEDHTQHFASLHRPNGLGQYRYVYTGKLTTDICSSLVISDNRFSCSDTKNQWHPYKEYRQIYPDWNIPPDVSLEASDYWKYVMNKYNKEFAEAYLAKPADIPDAWKEITKEQAEKSLKKSFSMK; encoded by the exons ATGGACATCTTGACTCTGATCTATATCTGTATGGTATACATCGCATTACTACTGATAGGTCAACTCAAATCTCGTAAACCCCCAGAGCGAACCCGTCAGAATCCAAAAGGAAGTCCAACAGAAAGAACAG agacAACCAATCAGCATGACTGTGATAATAAAGAGTCCGCTCCCACAACGAAG GGAACCAGCACTGGAGGTGAATCTGAGACTCTTAATGGAGAGACAAGAGAGGAACCTTCATCAACATCTGCTGAGTCTGATGACAAGCCAAAGGATGGTACAGATGGTGAAG agacaAGCTGCATAAATACTCAACACAACTGTGATGAGAAAGTTTCCGCTCACACAATGGAG GAACCCAGCACTGAAGATAAATCGGAGGCTCCTAATggtgagagaggagaggaacCTGCATCAACATCTGCTGAGTCTGATGTTAACAATCCAAATGCTGCTACAGATGATAAag agatAAACAATCAGCATGAGTGTGATAATAAAGAGTCCGCTCCCACAACGAAG GGAACCAGCACTGGAGATGAATCTGAGACTCTTAATGGAGAGACAAGAGAGGAACCTTCATCAACATCTGCTGAGTCTGATGACAAGCCAAAGGATGGTACAGATGGTGAag GGCCCGACTTGACGCTTTTGGAGGATCTGGGATTGCATCAGTTCTACAAGGAGAAACTGTCACTCAGCAAGATACTGGAGATCAATGAGAAGATCATCAATGATGAGCCTCCAAAGTGTAAATCTGATCttccattgtattttcttaaGAAACTAATGATGGTGAATGTAACAGCTAGAAAGATAAAATGCACCTCAGATTCCAAGTCCAACAGTGATGATACATTAAGTGAtcagtgtgattttaattatctATTCGCAAGTCTTAATGTGAATGACTCTCTAAATCCTCTTGATATAATCACTGCTCTCTTCCTGTGTTCTGATGGTTTTGTCCATCAAGAATTCGCTCTAAAAATGTCCATGTGTCagttctctgttcctctgctgcttcctaaCTGTGATACACAGCAGTGCACCCTCATGCTGTGGGCCATGAGAGACATTGTTAAGAAGTACAGACCTTCAAATCTTTCAGAATCAAAAGGCTTCATAGAAGAAAGAATAGCTCTTTCTGAACTTCCAATGATCTCATTTGTGAGACTGGGTGAGTGCTCTCTGTCCAAATCAGAGATCCTCAATAAACTTCTGAGTAACTCTGAGCAATACCATGACACCTTTGTTCACCACAACATGGAGTGTGGAGACAGTCCGAGAAGAATATCCAATGGACTGACTGAAATGACCTGGTACCTTccctgtggaaacaaaaacatggacatCTTCAGTGAACCAGTTGCTATAGCTAACCTTCGTGGAGACATTGCTTCATTTGAAACTCAATTCTCCTTTTTGTGTCAaacatctgctgcagtttttgttttctttgaccTGCTGGACTCTGAGTGTGAACTACCGACTATCAAAAACCACAAAGCACAAATCTATTTGGTgggaaaccaaaaaaacaagagCCTTACTCCAGATGTTCTGAAGAAAGTAGCAACCAGTCTGGGTTTAACAAAAAACAGTATAATTatgaaaactagaaaaacaaatgatgcagattttgtcaaatgtttgaAGGAAATTGTGAGCAGTGTACTTGCCAAACCACAGTTGAAGATGTCAATAGAGCAGATGGCTGAAGTTGCTCATGAATTAAAAATTCCAGTTGATGAAGATTCTCCAGAGTGCCAGgctggaaagaaaaatgcagatgCCATCGCTGCAGAGATAAAAGATACTTttcaattcaaagaaaatcagtttccCTTGCAAGGTCAAATATGGAAGGAACTGACATTTTTGGAAAAGGAAGAATCTCGTCTCCGAAAAGTTGGTTCTGAAGACATAGAAAACTATAAGAGcaatcttaaaaagaaaagagaagagcaacgtaaaaaacaaaattcctaTGCAATGTCAAGTGTAATGACGTGTTTCATTAGTGCAATATCCAGCCCACATAGAGAAAGGTGTTACTTTCTGAAATGGATAAGAATGAACCTCGACAACTTGTCTAGAACAAAACTTTCTGGCCTTAGGGAGCTTTACAaggaaaaatgcaaagattctgaaaacaaacaagagatCAAAGAAATCGACCAACAACTTTCCAGCAGCTCACTGGGAGTTGAGCACTTCTTCCGTGAAATGGGTCAGATCTATGAAGCTTCTCTTTACCTTCCAGAAACAGATCCATCATGTCAACAGCTGCAACATCTGCCCAAACTCTGTGCTCAGTTGTTGCTGGATGGATTTCCTCTTGAGCTTGTAGATGGAGATGCTTCCAACATTCCTCTCAGATGGGTGAGTGATGTTCTCTCTCAGCTCAATGACTTGGTGTCTCCAAAGAACAAGATCCTGGTCGTCACAGTTCTTGGAGTTCAGAGCACAGGGAAGTCCACTCTCCTTAACACCATGTTTGGAGTCCAGTTTGCAGTCAGCAGTGGTCGATGCACTAGAGGTGCCTTCATGCTGCTCATCAAAGTCAATGAAGACTTCAAGAAAGTTCTCAACTGTGACTTCATGATGATCATCGACACTGAAGGCTTAAAGTCACCAGAGCTAGCACAGCTGGACAACAGCCATGAGCATGACAATGAGCTGGCAACACTTGTTGTTGGTCTGAGTAATATCACCATTATCAATATTGCAATGGAGAATTCAACAGAGATGAAAGACATCCTGCAGATAGTGGTGCATGCTTTCCTCAGGATGAAGGAGGTCGGCAAAAAGCCTCAATGTCAGTTTGTTCACCAGaatgtttctgatgtttcagCTCATGACAAGAACCTGagagacaggaagctgctgttagAACAGCTGAATGAGATGACCCAGGCAGcagctaaaatggagaaaagagaagagaacaAGAGCTTCACTGATGTGATGGAGTATAATCCAGACACTGGGAACTGCTACGTTCCTGGACTCTGGAATGGAAACCCACCAATGGCTCCAGTCAATGCAGGATACAGTGAGACTGTCTATGAactcaagaaaaacatcatcCAACAGCTGGGAAAGTGTGAGTCAACTTCTAATAACATCTTGGAGTTCACAGAGTGGATAACCAGCCTGTGGAAcgcagtaaaacatgaaaacttcatCTTTAGCTTCAGAAACAGCCTGGTGGCTGATGCTTACATGAGGCTCTGCACAGAGTACAACCAATGGGAGTGGGAgttcaaaaaggaaatgtacaAATGGGTTACCACAGCAGAAACAAGAATTTCCAATTTTGGTTCATTTACTGCAACATCTGAAATATCTGACATGAATGAATTCATGACCGAGTTGAAAAGTGAAGCAATCACAGAGCTGACCAAGTGGGAAACAAAGATCCTTGACAGTCTGAAGAAATACTTTGATCAGCCAGAAGGTCATGTTTATCTGGTTGAAGGATACAGAGAGGAATTCTCCAACAGCATTAAGAGTCTTCGACGACAAACTGAAAGATCAGTGTTCAACCAgatcacagcagcagctgatatTAAGAAGGGATTGAAAGAACTCGACAAAATCAGGGCCACTTATACAGAAAAAATTGAGAAAGCAGTTTGTGATTTAATTAATGAATATCATGAGAAGAAACTTCCAATGACTGACAAAGAGCTTgatgaaagttttaataatatgtggactgaaacactgaaaacctTGTCTTTCTCTGAACAGCAAACTTCAAATATCTTCACCAGTGTGTCCCATCAGTTACAAACAAATCTTTCTCCTAAGGGAAGCCATGCATGTGAACtgctgagtaaaaaaaaaatcaaaaactgtgGACTGGAGCCTTTCATTTACACACCCAAAGGATTAATAGACAACTTTAAAGGATGGTTTACAAagcataaaaaagaaagacaagaaattGCTGACAGCATCATATCTGCTTGCAATGACTCTATAAGTGATAAAATCACGAGAAAAACCAATTATCATGATACTTACATCCAGGAGATTCTTCACATCATTGATAAGAGGCTGAACAAAACTGATGTTGACATAGACATTGAGTTTGAAGTGTCTCTGAAACAACACATCTGTGGATCTGCAGCcagaaagtttcagaaaatgcaTGAAGAATTTATACAAGAAAATGATCCTTATAAatgtctgcagaaaaacaaggaaaggtTTTGCACAGATTTCAAAGATGTCTTCCACAAACGAGATCAATGCCAGAAGAAAGCTGAAGAATTCACAAACCAAAGTCTGAAACCTGCTGTTGAAAACTTCATCTATCGTTCTCTTGGTCTTGATATTGTTGACAAAATGATGACAAAAGAGGAGTTTAGCACACGAATGTCCTTCCAGTATTCAATTTTACTGGATCTGATTTCAAAGGGTGACTTCAACAGCTTTAAGGAGTACGTTTGTTCATATGAAGTTTACGTAAAATCATGGACATCTAATAGAATTAAGGAGCATTTCTCCTCTCAGTCTAATGTCTGTGAGTTAGAGGACAAACATCTTAAGTCCTGCATCGACCACATAAATGCTGccattaaaaaggcaaaaacagaaaagactgACAGTCTCAGAACATTTGTTGTCAAGATCTGCACAGAACTTGGTGATAAACTGGTAATTTCCCAGGATGCTCTTGATGCCTTCATGGTTCTGAACAATGCTGACCAGAAACAGTTTGCTCTCTGGCTCAACAAGTGTGTGGAGGAAATGACAGAAGCTCTtagagaaaagtttaaaaacacagagtTTGACTCTAAACTCTCACGGCTCCATATGAAACCAGAGAATGAGCTTTTCACCAGAGTGATTGGTTGTGGCAACCAGTGTCCATTCTGCAAAATATCCTGTGATGCAGGTGGAGAAGACCACACTCAACACTTTGCTTCTTTGCATCGACCTAATGGATTAGGTCAGTACAGGTATGTATACACTGGGAAACTCACGACTGACATCTGCTCTTCTCTTGTTATCAGTGACAATCGTTTCAGCTGCAGTGACACAAAGAATCAATGGCATCCTTACAAAGAATACAGGCAGATTTACCCAGACTGGAATATTCCTCCAGATGTGAGCCTTGAGGCATCAGATTATTGGAAATATGTGATGAACAAGTACAACAAGGAATTTGCTGAAGCATACCTTGCAAAGCCTGCTGACATTCCTGATGCTTGGAAGGAAATCACAAAAGAACAGGCAGAGAAAAGCCTCAAGAAATCATTCAGCATGAAGTGA